The following proteins come from a genomic window of Salvia hispanica cultivar TCC Black 2014 chromosome 4, UniMelb_Shisp_WGS_1.0, whole genome shotgun sequence:
- the LOC125220569 gene encoding probable carboxylesterase 5: MSGNKSCPLFLFFFFIFYLLAAQSLAADSTDILYEIAPFIRVYKNGSVERLIGTDTVPPSLNPRSKVLSKDTIIEPSLNISARLYLPRSAIRKLPLLVYIHGGAFCTSSPFSSTYHNYLNSVVAEANVVAVSVNYRLAPENPLPAAYEDSWLVLKWIFSHSKQGGGGGEAWLRNNVDFDRKRVYVSGDSAGGNIAHNVVVRAGLEETGRVRIRGLFLNCPHFWGKERIGNEASDPIMVAVEESIWIHAYPNSTGFDDPQLNPDYDPNLSKLGCKKVVVYVAENDILRDRGLQYKKALEKSKWEGEVKSVEVKGAVHVFNLNFPNSKDSSEMLKHFDLFLNDKERFNYGLELVRAIM; the protein is encoded by the coding sequence ATGTCCGGCAACAAGAGTTGCCCacttttcctctttttcttcttcatcttttattTACTCGCGGCACAATCTTTAGCCGCAGACTCCACAGACATATTGTATGAAATCGCACCATTCATTAGGGTTTACAAAAATGGCAGCGTTGAGAGATTAATCGGAACAGATACGGTTCCTCCGTCTCTCAATCCGAGATCCAAAGTTCTCTCCAAAGACACCATCATCGAGCCATCCCTCAACATCTCCGCTAGGCTCTATCTCCCTCGCTCCGCCATCCGCAAACTTCCCCTTCTAGTCTACATCCACGGCGGCGCGTTTTGCACCAGTTCCCCCTTCTCTTCCACCTACCACAACTACCTAAACTCCGTCGTCGCCGAAGCCAACGTCGTCGCTGTCTCGGTGAATTACCGCTTAGCCCCAGAGAACCCTCTCCCCGCCGCTTATGAAGACTCATGGCTCGTCCTTAAATGGATCTTCTCCCACTCCAAACAGGGCGGAGGCGGTGGCGAGGCGTGGCTGCGGAACAACGTCGATTTCGACCGTAAACGTGTTTACGTGAGTGGAGACAGCGCCGGAGGCAACATAGCCCACAACGTGGTGGTCCGGGCCGGGTTGGAAGAAACGGGTCGGGTTAGGATCCGCGGGTTGTTCCTGAATTGCCCGCATTTTTGGGGGAAGGAAAGAATTGGGAATGAAGCGAGTGATCCGATAATGGTGGCGGTGGAGGAGAGTATTTGGATCCATGCGTACCCGAATTCGACCGGGTTTGACGACCCGCAATTGAACCCGGATTACGACCCGAATCTTTCGAAGCTCGGGTGCAAAAAGGTGGTGGTTTACGTTGCAGAAAATGACATATTGAGAGATAGGGGATTGCAATATAAGAAGGCTTTGGAGAAGAGCAAGTGGGAAGGAGAGGTGAAGAGTGTGGAGGTGAAGGGAGCTGTTCATGTTTTCAATCTAAACTTTCCCAACAGTAAAGATTCAAGCGAAATGCTGAAACATTTTGATCTGTTTCTCAATGATAAAGAAAGGTTTAACTATGGTTTGGAATTAGTGAGAGCGATTATGTAA